One region of bacterium genomic DNA includes:
- a CDS encoding radical SAM protein, with the protein MKVTFIMPSVGKRPGGKYVRTWQMEPLPIATLAGLTPVDVEVSFFDDRFENINFDLSTDLVAITVEAYTAKRAYEIVREYHQRGVKTVLGGYHVTLRPEEAQRYADSIVIGYAELIWGQVMRDAQAGCLKRRYSQDRSVSYNFVLPRREIFGTRSYFPLSCVETGRGCPFGCNFCSIAAVTSSTYTARSIDSVVEEIALLQNREVFFVEDNFVGNPAHAKDLCRELIPHKIKWVGQGTLTMANDCELLELMARSGCVGILIGFESLRRDTLASMGKKVNIKLGDYKRLIDIIHGYGIALYGTFVFGYGNETKEDIQRTTEAAIDFGLFIGAFNHLVPFPGTPLYEQFQSGGQLTDDEWWLSPSFRFGDIVFRPNGISAEELHKACIEARRKFYSFRSIVRRASNIRGNCSSVKKAGVFAYVNWLLRREITQRDGLPLGEKPTLPEPIY; encoded by the coding sequence ATGAAGGTTACGTTTATTATGCCAAGTGTTGGGAAGAGGCCTGGTGGAAAGTATGTGCGTACTTGGCAAATGGAACCGCTTCCGATTGCTACACTGGCTGGCCTCACACCAGTTGATGTGGAAGTATCTTTTTTTGATGACCGTTTTGAGAATATCAACTTTGATTTGTCAACAGATCTTGTTGCGATTACGGTTGAGGCTTACACGGCAAAAAGAGCATACGAGATTGTTAGGGAATATCACCAAAGAGGCGTGAAAACTGTTCTTGGTGGATATCATGTAACACTGAGACCCGAAGAAGCGCAAAGGTATGCCGATAGTATTGTTATTGGTTACGCAGAACTAATTTGGGGACAAGTGATGCGTGATGCGCAAGCAGGGTGCCTGAAGCGACGATATTCGCAAGATCGATCCGTGTCATACAATTTTGTTCTCCCAAGGAGGGAAATTTTCGGAACAAGATCGTATTTTCCATTATCATGCGTTGAAACCGGGCGCGGATGCCCATTTGGATGCAATTTCTGTTCGATTGCCGCAGTCACTTCTTCAACGTATACGGCGCGTTCTATTGACAGTGTTGTTGAAGAGATTGCGTTGCTTCAAAACAGAGAAGTTTTTTTCGTCGAAGATAACTTTGTGGGTAATCCGGCGCACGCAAAAGACCTTTGTCGGGAGCTAATCCCACATAAGATCAAGTGGGTGGGTCAGGGCACGTTAACGATGGCCAATGATTGCGAACTGCTTGAATTGATGGCTAGGAGTGGTTGCGTTGGAATACTCATAGGCTTTGAGTCTCTCCGGCGTGACACACTAGCTAGCATGGGCAAGAAGGTAAACATCAAATTGGGAGATTACAAAAGACTCATCGACATCATTCATGGTTATGGAATAGCGCTTTATGGGACATTTGTTTTCGGTTATGGCAATGAGACCAAGGAGGATATCCAAAGAACAACGGAGGCGGCTATCGATTTTGGACTCTTTATTGGGGCATTTAACCATCTTGTTCCGTTTCCTGGCACGCCACTTTACGAGCAATTCCAGAGTGGTGGTCAGTTGACGGATGATGAGTGGTGGTTGTCACCATCGTTTCGGTTTGGCGATATTGTTTTCAGACCAAATGGAATATCCGCCGAGGAGTTGCACAAAGCGTGTATTGAAGCTCGTCGCAAATTCTATAGTTTCCGAAGTATTGTCAGGAGGGCAAGTAATATTCGAGGAAACTGCAGTTCAGTCAAAAAGGCCGGAGTGTTTGCATATGTCAATTGGCTTTTGCGCAGGGAGATAACTCAACGTGATGGCCTGCCGTTAGGGGAAAAACCAACACTTCCCGAACCAATCTACTAG
- the rpsL gene encoding 30S ribosomal protein S12 yields the protein MPTINQLIRKPRKQAVKKSRVPALGKMFNVLKNRPVYLSKGSPFKRGVCIQVRTQTPRKPNSALRKIARVRLTNGMEITAHIPGEGHNLQEHSVVLVRGGRVKDLNGVRYRVVRGVLDTQGVETRRRGRSIYGTKKPSDKKK from the coding sequence ATGCCAACAATTAATCAGTTAATCAGAAAACCCCGCAAGCAAGCCGTAAAAAAATCTCGTGTCCCAGCTTTGGGAAAAATGTTCAATGTTTTGAAAAATCGTCCGGTCTATCTTTCTAAGGGTAGCCCGTTTAAGCGGGGCGTTTGTATTCAGGTAAGAACGCAAACTCCTCGCAAACCAAATTCCGCTTTGCGTAAAATTGCCCGCGTGCGTTTGACCAATGGGATGGAAATTACCGCTCACATCCCGGGTGAAGGGCATAACTTGCAAGAACATTCTGTTGTTTTGGTTCGTGGTGGTCGCGTCAAAGATTTGAACGGCGTCCGTTATCGTGTTGTCCGTGGCGTCCTCGATACGCAAGGTGTGGAAACGCGTCGTCGCGGTCGTTCCATTTATGGAACAAAAAAACCATCAGACAAAAAGAAGTAG
- the tuf gene encoding elongation factor Tu, whose translation MAEKFERNKPHINVGTIGHVDHGKTTLTAALTHVMSLKGLATDRSYDDIAKASEKEGRRDPTKILTIATAHTEYSSEKRHYAHVDCPGHADYVKNMITGAAQMDGAILVVSAIDGPMPQTREHVLLAYQIGVPEIVVFLNKVDAVDDPELVDLVEAEVREILSKYHYDGEKARVIRGSALQALKATSAEDPGAKSVYDLVAALDEAIPEPVRAIDQPFLLSIEDIFSIEGRGTVVTGRIERGKVHTNDEVEIVGLRPTAKSIVTGIEMFNKTLDEGLAGDNAGVLLRGTKKEDVERGQVLAKPGSITPHSQFECEIYVLTKDEGGRHTPFFKGYKPQFYIRTTDVTGEVALPEGTEMVMPGDTVKGVVTLIKEVAMEQQMRFAIREGGRTVGAGIVTKILK comes from the coding sequence ATGGCAGAAAAGTTTGAGAGAAATAAGCCGCACATTAACGTCGGGACCATTGGTCACGTTGATCACGGAAAGACAACCTTAACCGCAGCGTTGACGCACGTTATGTCCCTTAAGGGTTTGGCGACAGATCGAAGTTACGATGATATCGCAAAAGCTTCTGAAAAAGAAGGTCGTCGTGATCCGACTAAAATTTTAACAATCGCTACCGCGCACACCGAATATTCCTCGGAAAAGCGTCATTATGCCCACGTTGACTGTCCTGGCCACGCTGATTATGTCAAGAACATGATCACCGGTGCCGCGCAAATGGACGGCGCAATTTTGGTCGTATCGGCTATTGACGGTCCAATGCCACAAACTCGTGAACACGTTTTGCTTGCGTACCAAATTGGTGTTCCGGAAATTGTCGTTTTCTTAAACAAAGTTGACGCGGTGGATGATCCGGAATTGGTTGATTTGGTGGAAGCCGAAGTGCGCGAAATTCTTTCCAAGTATCATTATGATGGCGAAAAGGCCAGAGTCATTCGCGGATCCGCCTTGCAAGCGTTGAAGGCCACTTCCGCGGAAGATCCGGGTGCAAAATCCGTTTACGATTTGGTTGCTGCTTTGGACGAAGCCATTCCGGAACCCGTTCGCGCCATTGATCAACCGTTTTTGCTCTCCATTGAAGATATTTTCTCCATTGAAGGTCGCGGAACAGTTGTTACCGGTCGTATTGAAAGAGGAAAGGTGCACACAAACGATGAAGTAGAAATCGTTGGTTTGCGTCCAACCGCCAAGTCGATTGTTACCGGTATTGAAATGTTCAACAAAACTTTGGACGAAGGTTTGGCCGGAGATAACGCCGGTGTCTTGCTCCGTGGCACAAAGAAAGAAGATGTCGAGCGTGGTCAAGTTTTGGCCAAGCCGGGATCCATCACGCCTCACTCTCAATTTGAATGTGAAATCTACGTTTTGACAAAAGATGAAGGCGGACGTCACACGCCGTTCTTCAAGGGCTACAAACCGCAATTTTATATCCGCACAACGGATGTAACAGGAGAAGTCGCTTTACCGGAAGGTACGGAAATGGTTATGCCGGGTGACACAGTGAAGGGTGTTGTAACATTGATTAAGGAAGTAGCCATGGAACAACAAATGCGTTTTGCTATCCGTGAAGGTGGTCGCACAGTCGGTGCCGGTATCGTTACCAAGATTCTCAAATAA
- the rpsJ gene encoding 30S ribosomal protein S10 — MAVTPEQTGPRIRIKIKAYDYKLVDQSAKQIADTVIRTGARVFGPVPLPTERKRYTVNSSTFVHKDARDQYEIRVHKRLIDIQNFTPKTVDALQSLQIPAGVDVSMK, encoded by the coding sequence GTGGCTGTCACTCCGGAACAAACGGGGCCGAGAATTCGCATCAAGATCAAGGCTTATGATTACAAGCTCGTGGATCAATCGGCAAAGCAAATTGCCGATACGGTGATCAGAACCGGAGCCCGCGTTTTTGGTCCGGTACCGCTTCCAACAGAACGGAAGCGTTACACGGTGAACAGCTCAACGTTTGTGCACAAAGACGCGCGTGATCAGTATGAGATTCGCGTCCACAAGCGCCTCATCGATATTCAAAACTTTACACCCAAGACGGTAGACGCGTTGCAGAGCCTGCAAATCCCGGCAGGTGTAGATGTGTCTATGAAATAA
- the rpsG gene encoding 30S ribosomal protein S7 — protein MPRRAIKTRREILPDPKFGNVMIERFANHLMKGGKKTLARSIVYDAFDVISETTKQDPLSIFDNAIRNVSPVLEVRAKRVGGANYQIAMEVRAERRLTLAMRWIIQATRDRNGIKFFDKLAAELLDAAKKEGGAIKKRDEVHRMAEANKAFSHFNF, from the coding sequence ATGCCACGAAGAGCTATTAAAACCCGTCGCGAAATTCTCCCAGACCCAAAGTTTGGAAACGTTATGATTGAGCGTTTTGCCAACCATCTAATGAAGGGTGGCAAAAAAACTTTGGCCAGATCGATTGTTTATGATGCCTTTGACGTCATCAGCGAAACAACCAAACAAGATCCATTGAGTATTTTTGATAATGCGATTCGCAACGTTTCTCCCGTTTTGGAGGTGCGAGCCAAGCGCGTTGGTGGTGCGAACTACCAAATCGCGATGGAAGTGCGCGCGGAACGTCGACTCACCTTGGCAATGCGTTGGATTATTCAAGCCACACGCGACCGAAATGGAATTAAGTTTTTTGATAAATTGGCGGCCGAGCTTTTGGATGCCGCGAAAAAAGAGGGTGGCGCGATTAAGAAGCGCGACGAAGTGCACAGAATGGCCGAAGCAAACAAGGCGTTCTCGCATTTCAACTTCTAA
- a CDS encoding L28 family ribosomal protein, which translates to MKVCQRCEKKTQSSFSRSHSNIASKRRQYPNLQKCKIAGIRMLLCASCIKIATKEMTK; encoded by the coding sequence ATGAAAGTTTGCCAGCGTTGCGAGAAGAAAACCCAATCTTCTTTTAGCCGAAGCCACTCGAATATCGCTTCCAAGCGTCGCCAATACCCAAACTTGCAAAAGTGCAAAATCGCCGGAATCCGGATGCTTTTGTGCGCGTCTTGTATCAAGATCGCCACAAAAGAAATGACGAAGTAA
- a CDS encoding site-2 protease family protein gives MITLTILATIIGFILAIVIHESAHAYVADQLGDPTARIEGRISLNPLKHIDPVGSILIPGLLLMTGTGFIFGWAKPVPINPYNFKKPIRDRLLVALAGPVSNFLTACIFALIFRFLPAGTNLQTLFIAIITINLVLMMFNLIPIPPLDGSAILPYIFKNNAGLLYSMERQGYMYLLGLLIIDSLTNGLILDVIVRLPVEFFLHIFLG, from the coding sequence ATGATCACCCTCACTATCCTCGCCACCATCATTGGTTTTATCCTCGCCATCGTCATTCACGAGTCCGCGCACGCTTATGTGGCGGATCAGTTGGGTGATCCTACGGCTAGAATCGAAGGGCGAATTAGTCTTAATCCGCTAAAACATATCGATCCGGTGGGTTCTATTCTTATTCCGGGCCTTCTTTTAATGACGGGGACAGGCTTTATCTTTGGTTGGGCCAAACCGGTGCCGATAAATCCTTATAATTTTAAAAAACCGATTCGTGACCGCTTGCTGGTTGCTTTGGCCGGTCCGGTTTCCAATTTTCTCACGGCTTGTATTTTTGCGTTAATTTTTCGTTTTTTGCCGGCGGGCACAAATTTGCAAACATTATTTATTGCGATTATTACCATTAATTTAGTATTAATGATGTTTAATTTAATTCCCATACCACCGCTCGATGGTTCGGCGATTTTGCCTTATATTTTTAAAAACAACGCCGGCTTGCTTTATAGTATGGAACGTCAGGGCTATATGTATCTTCTTGGGTTATTAATTATCGATAGTTTAACCAACGGTTTGATTTTGGATGTAATCGTGCGGTTACCTGTAGAATTTTTCCTACATATTTTCCTGGGGTAA
- the fusA gene encoding elongation factor G: protein MPEKDDQFSVAIPIEKIRNFGIVAHIDAGKTTMSERVLFYTGISHKIGEVHEGETVMDWMEQERERGITITSAATTCFWKGFRLNLIDTPGHVDFTAEVERSLRVLDGAVVVFDGVAGVEPQSETVWRQADKYKVPRVCFINKLDRTGADFFRSYESILLRLTPNAIPAFLPIGSEGDFSGVIDLLKLKAFRFDGPHGETIVEIPIPENQKAQAEEWRNKFVEKIAESDDALTEKYLAGETMNYEELHSALRRAVIAYKVVPVLCGSALKNKGVQFALDAVIELLPSPMDVPAIMGTDIDDPEVKIERHPDVTEPFTALAFKVATDPYVGQLTFFRVYSGNINTGTYVLNANANEKERISRILRIHADKREEVQSLSAGNIGALIGMKHTTTGDTLCDEENPIMLERITFPEPVIRIAIEPKTKADQEKMGMALKKLSDEDPTFRISTDIETSQLIIAGMGELHLEIIVDRMRREFGVEANVGAPQVAYKETILGSAEAEGKYIRQSGGRGQYGHCWLRVAPLERGKGVEFVSEIKGGVIPQEFVPAIEKGVKEASDSGVLAGYPTIDVVVTLFDGSYHDVDSSEAAFKIAGSKAFQEAVKAANPVLLEPIMKVEVTTPEDYMGDVVGDLNARRGQVVGMNDRMNVKVIDAFVPLATMFGYATSLRSMTQGRASYTMEFNRYEAVPTNVAKEVTEGRSGKKHRVGN, encoded by the coding sequence ATGCCCGAAAAAGACGATCAATTTTCCGTCGCGATTCCAATCGAAAAGATTAGAAATTTCGGCATTGTAGCGCACATTGATGCCGGTAAAACCACGATGTCGGAACGTGTGCTTTTTTATACCGGTATTTCTCACAAAATCGGGGAAGTGCACGAAGGTGAAACGGTAATGGATTGGATGGAACAAGAACGCGAGCGCGGTATTACAATCACTTCGGCCGCCACCACTTGTTTTTGGAAAGGTTTTCGTCTGAATTTGATCGATACTCCCGGGCACGTTGATTTTACCGCGGAAGTGGAACGTAGTTTGCGTGTTTTGGACGGCGCGGTTGTTGTGTTTGATGGTGTTGCCGGCGTGGAACCACAGAGTGAAACAGTTTGGCGTCAAGCCGATAAATACAAAGTACCGCGCGTTTGTTTCATCAATAAGTTAGACCGCACAGGCGCGGATTTTTTCCGTTCTTACGAAAGTATTCTTCTTCGTTTAACGCCAAACGCGATACCGGCCTTTTTGCCAATTGGCAGTGAGGGAGATTTTTCCGGTGTCATCGATTTGTTAAAACTAAAAGCATTTCGTTTTGATGGTCCGCACGGTGAAACAATCGTCGAAATTCCCATTCCGGAAAACCAAAAAGCGCAAGCCGAAGAATGGCGCAATAAGTTTGTGGAAAAAATCGCCGAAAGCGATGATGCATTAACCGAAAAATATCTGGCCGGTGAAACAATGAACTATGAAGAATTGCATTCCGCGTTGCGTCGTGCCGTGATTGCCTATAAAGTGGTTCCCGTTTTATGCGGTTCTGCTTTAAAAAACAAAGGCGTGCAATTTGCTTTGGACGCGGTGATCGAACTTCTGCCATCACCGATGGATGTTCCGGCAATTATGGGTACCGACATTGATGATCCGGAAGTAAAAATTGAACGTCATCCCGATGTCACCGAACCGTTTACGGCCCTGGCTTTTAAAGTGGCCACCGATCCCTATGTCGGTCAGCTTACTTTTTTCCGTGTTTATTCCGGAAATATCAATACCGGAACATACGTTTTGAATGCAAATGCCAACGAAAAGGAACGTATTAGTCGAATTTTGCGGATTCATGCCGATAAGCGTGAAGAAGTGCAAAGTCTTTCCGCGGGAAATATTGGCGCGTTGATTGGAATGAAACACACCACAACCGGTGACACTTTGTGTGACGAGGAAAACCCGATTATGTTGGAACGCATTACATTTCCGGAACCGGTTATTCGGATTGCCATCGAACCAAAAACCAAGGCCGATCAGGAAAAGATGGGTATGGCGCTTAAGAAATTGTCTGATGAAGATCCAACTTTCCGTATCAGTACCGACATTGAAACATCGCAGTTGATTATTGCCGGTATGGGTGAATTGCACTTGGAAATTATCGTTGATCGGATGCGTCGCGAATTCGGCGTGGAAGCCAATGTTGGCGCCCCGCAAGTGGCCTACAAAGAAACAATTCTCGGTTCGGCGGAAGCGGAAGGAAAATATATTCGTCAGTCCGGTGGACGTGGTCAATATGGTCACTGTTGGTTGCGCGTCGCGCCACTCGAACGCGGGAAGGGCGTGGAGTTTGTCAGTGAAATTAAAGGTGGCGTTATTCCGCAAGAGTTTGTGCCGGCCATTGAAAAGGGCGTAAAAGAAGCTTCCGATTCCGGCGTGTTGGCGGGTTATCCGACAATCGATGTTGTTGTGACGCTTTTTGATGGTTCTTACCACGATGTCGATTCTTCCGAAGCCGCTTTCAAAATTGCCGGTAGCAAAGCTTTTCAAGAAGCCGTTAAGGCTGCTAACCCGGTCCTTCTCGAACCGATTATGAAAGTTGAAGTCACTACGCCGGAAGATTATATGGGTGACGTTGTGGGAGATCTTAACGCGCGTCGCGGTCAAGTTGTAGGGATGAACGACCGTATGAATGTTAAGGTGATTGATGCCTTTGTGCCGTTGGCGACGATGTTTGGTTACGCGACGTCGTTGCGTTCAATGACACAAGGTCGCGCAAGTTATACAATGGAGTTTAATCGCTACGAAGCAGTGCCCACGAACGTAGCAAAAGAGGTAACCGAGGGTCGGTCGGGCAAAAAGCATCGCGTCGGAAACTAA